A region from the Altererythrobacter sp. H2 genome encodes:
- a CDS encoding ArdC family protein — MTRQTTRQDPHSRITDRILTELEQGTRPWIKPWSGGDMAAGGRARPLRATGQPYRGINVLLLWMEAQASGFASPSWMTYRQAQAFGGQVRKGETGAAIVYYGDSQKTVHDEASGEDKAQSFRFLKTYTVFNVAQIDGLPERFQIVPEPAPEAERIDAAEAFFARLPATVQHGGDKAYYMPSADRIQLPPFAAFHEPEGYYATRGHETVHWTSHKTRLDRSFGREKWGDEGYAREELVAELGAAFLAADLGLALEPRPDHASYIASWIRVLQNDTRAIVQAAAHAERAVAYLHQLANPEEVKKAA; from the coding sequence ATGACCAGACAGACCACGAGGCAAGACCCCCATAGTCGGATCACCGACCGCATTCTGACCGAACTGGAACAGGGCACCCGCCCCTGGATCAAACCATGGAGCGGCGGCGATATGGCCGCAGGAGGCAGGGCGCGGCCCCTGCGCGCCACCGGCCAGCCCTATCGCGGGATCAATGTTCTCCTCTTGTGGATGGAGGCGCAGGCATCGGGCTTTGCCAGCCCATCGTGGATGACCTACCGGCAGGCGCAGGCCTTCGGCGGACAGGTGCGCAAGGGCGAAACCGGCGCGGCGATTGTCTACTATGGCGACAGCCAGAAGACCGTGCATGACGAGGCGAGCGGCGAGGACAAAGCGCAATCGTTCCGTTTCCTGAAGACCTACACCGTTTTCAATGTGGCGCAGATCGACGGCTTGCCCGAGCGGTTTCAGATTGTGCCGGAGCCCGCGCCCGAGGCCGAGCGGATCGATGCCGCTGAGGCATTCTTTGCCCGGCTTCCTGCCACCGTGCAGCATGGCGGCGACAAGGCCTATTACATGCCGTCAGCCGACCGCATCCAGCTTCCGCCCTTCGCAGCATTCCACGAGCCCGAGGGGTACTACGCCACACGAGGCCATGAAACCGTGCACTGGACCAGCCACAAGACCCGCCTTGACCGCAGCTTTGGCCGCGAGAAATGGGGCGATGAAGGCTATGCCCGCGAGGAGCTTGTGGCCGAACTTGGCGCAGCTTTCCTTGCCGCCGATCTTGGCCTTGCCCTTGAACCGCGCCCGGATCATGCCAGCTACATCGCGAGCTGGATCAGGGTTTTGCAAAACGACACCCGCGCCATCGTTCAGGCCGCAGCCCATGCCGAGCGCGCGGTTGCCTATCTTCACCAACTGGCCAATCCCGAAGAGGTAAAAAAGGCGGCATAG
- a CDS encoding tyrosine-type recombinase/integrase → MGRLSASAVKAAKLPGRYGDGDGLYLLVGRSGSRSWVCRVQKDGRRRDIGLGSVKKVSLALARERAAKVRSQIEAGIDPISERRKEAGIPTFREAADMVFAENKKNWRNLKHRDQWLNTLKAYAYPHFGEVAVSNIDGPMVRDALVAIWLQKPETARRLRQRIVTVIDWAVAKGYRDVSLPLAAMNRSLPKIKAKPNHRTALPYADVPAFVTRLREKESAARLAFEALILTAARSGEIRLATWDEIDLDKKLWNIPADRMKAGPEHVVPLSDAAVRVFEKAKEYREKRSNLVFPGARSAKPLSDMTLTKICRDMEIPAVPHGFRSSFRDWVAEETDFDGTIAEMALAHTIENKVEAAYRRGNLLEKRRGM, encoded by the coding sequence ATGGGGCGTTTGTCGGCATCAGCAGTCAAGGCGGCAAAGCTCCCCGGACGCTATGGCGATGGGGATGGACTCTATCTGCTTGTGGGCCGTTCCGGGTCACGATCCTGGGTCTGCCGAGTCCAGAAAGATGGCAGGCGGCGCGACATCGGGCTTGGCAGCGTGAAGAAAGTTTCGCTCGCTCTGGCACGTGAGCGCGCCGCCAAAGTGCGCAGCCAGATCGAAGCCGGGATCGACCCGATTTCGGAACGACGCAAGGAAGCTGGCATTCCCACCTTCCGCGAAGCCGCCGACATGGTCTTTGCCGAAAACAAGAAGAACTGGCGCAACCTCAAGCACCGCGACCAGTGGCTGAACACCCTCAAGGCCTACGCCTATCCCCATTTCGGGGAAGTCGCGGTCAGCAACATCGACGGGCCGATGGTGCGGGACGCTCTGGTCGCCATCTGGCTCCAGAAGCCTGAAACGGCGCGGCGACTGCGCCAGCGCATTGTGACGGTGATCGATTGGGCAGTGGCGAAGGGCTATCGCGATGTGTCCCTGCCTTTGGCGGCCATGAACCGCTCGCTGCCCAAGATCAAAGCCAAGCCCAATCATCGCACCGCCCTTCCCTATGCCGACGTGCCAGCATTCGTTACCCGCCTGCGCGAAAAGGAAAGCGCCGCCCGCCTTGCCTTTGAAGCGCTGATCCTGACCGCCGCGCGCTCCGGAGAGATACGGCTCGCAACGTGGGATGAAATTGACCTTGATAAGAAGCTTTGGAACATTCCGGCCGACCGCATGAAGGCCGGGCCCGAACATGTTGTCCCGCTATCCGATGCCGCCGTCAGGGTCTTCGAGAAGGCCAAGGAATACCGCGAAAAGCGCAGCAATCTGGTGTTCCCCGGCGCGCGGTCAGCCAAGCCGCTTTCCGACATGACCCTGACCAAGATTTGCCGCGACATGGAAATTCCCGCCGTGCCGCACGGGTTCAGGTCGAGCTTTCGCGACTGGGTGGCCGAGGAAACCGACTTCGACGGAACAATTGCCGAAATGGCGCTGGCTCACACCATCGAGAACAAGGTCGAAGCGGCCTATCGCCGTGGCAACCTGCTGGAGAAGCGGCGCGGCATGTAG
- a CDS encoding lytic murein transglycosylase: MLARRLILASALFALSAPMSAPVPAAAQDMDFDAYLQVLMARARAEGVSQSTISRMTEDLSPNMRVIELDRSQPGTPTRTGFPAVAPYLDRHVTSQRINAGRNVLDGSSGTLASIERRYGVPGSVLVAIWGKESNYGSYKGDFDLSRSLATLAWEGRRRDLFAREWVDLLKVADKGYPRSNLVGSWAGAFGNPQFLPSVYLRLAVDGDGDGRADIFNNRADTLASIANYFRDAGWRTGQPWGVRTTVPTNFDWNGVQQKLVAPTCSRVHERHSRWLSVREWRARGVQPQAAIGDDVMATLFQPDGPATPAWLLTANYRVILEYNCSNYYALSVGLLADEIAK, from the coding sequence ATGCTTGCTCGTCGCCTCATTCTCGCCTCCGCCCTGTTTGCCTTGTCCGCTCCGATGTCTGCTCCGGTGCCAGCCGCAGCGCAGGACATGGATTTCGATGCCTATCTCCAGGTGTTGATGGCGCGTGCCCGCGCTGAGGGCGTAAGCCAGTCCACGATCAGCCGCATGACTGAAGACCTCTCCCCCAACATGCGAGTGATCGAGCTTGACCGGTCGCAGCCCGGAACGCCGACCCGGACGGGATTTCCTGCGGTCGCGCCCTATCTTGACCGCCATGTGACATCGCAGCGGATCAATGCCGGGCGCAATGTCCTTGATGGCAGCAGCGGCACATTGGCTTCGATCGAGCGCCGCTATGGCGTGCCGGGAAGCGTACTGGTGGCAATCTGGGGCAAGGAATCGAATTACGGCAGCTACAAGGGCGATTTCGACCTGTCCCGTTCGCTCGCCACGCTGGCATGGGAAGGGCGGCGCCGTGACCTTTTTGCGCGAGAGTGGGTCGATCTGCTGAAAGTGGCTGACAAGGGCTACCCCCGGTCCAATCTGGTGGGTAGCTGGGCCGGGGCCTTCGGCAACCCGCAGTTCCTGCCCAGCGTCTATCTTCGGCTGGCGGTGGACGGCGACGGGGACGGCCGTGCAGACATTTTCAACAATCGGGCGGACACCCTTGCTTCCATTGCGAATTATTTCCGCGACGCAGGCTGGCGCACCGGGCAGCCGTGGGGTGTGAGGACGACTGTCCCCACGAATTTCGACTGGAACGGGGTCCAGCAGAAGCTCGTAGCGCCGACCTGCAGCAGGGTCCATGAACGGCACAGCCGATGGCTCTCAGTCCGGGAGTGGCGCGCACGGGGGGTTCAGCCCCAGGCTGCGATTGGGGATGATGTGATGGCGACGCTGTTCCAGCCCGATGGCCCCGCCACGCCAGCCTGGCTCTTAACTGCAAATTATAGGGTTATCCTCGAATATAACTGCTCGAATTACTACGCGCTGAGTGTGGGGTTGCTTGCAGATGAGATTGCCAAATGA
- a CDS encoding SPOR domain-containing protein, producing MRLPNEGLIRVIVLLGATGALGACSLLPAANGGLVGTGYPLTAAEAAGPQGDYPMVLGDPFTVDGREYVPVDSMNYDTVGYAVADPEGGQGITVAHKTLPLPSYVEVTELVTGRTILARVERRGPMSGSKLIALSPGAQALLGAADNAPVRVRRVNPAEFERAELRAGRMASDRMDTPASLLTVLQRKLGSGPVQVAASATPPPPQASDAQSGPVEAGNVEVAPQPGGGRRPNTLYPLGSGNAAAARSFASQETAPASRPAAAETAVVGQFVVQAAAFSSKANAERAANRLGGFVTQSGSLYRVRTGPYASRGQADAALAKVREAGYSDARVFTAG from the coding sequence ATGAGATTGCCAAATGAAGGCCTGATCAGGGTCATCGTCCTGCTGGGTGCGACTGGCGCCCTCGGTGCCTGTTCCTTGCTGCCTGCTGCCAACGGTGGCCTCGTGGGCACCGGGTATCCGCTAACCGCAGCGGAAGCGGCAGGCCCGCAGGGTGACTATCCGATGGTGCTGGGAGACCCGTTCACGGTCGACGGCCGCGAATACGTTCCCGTCGATTCCATGAACTACGATACAGTCGGTTACGCCGTGGCCGATCCCGAAGGCGGGCAGGGCATAACCGTGGCGCACAAAACATTGCCGCTACCCAGCTATGTTGAAGTGACGGAGCTTGTAACCGGCCGGACTATTCTGGCACGGGTGGAGCGACGCGGACCGATGTCGGGCAGCAAGCTTATCGCCCTGTCTCCCGGCGCACAGGCTCTGCTGGGGGCAGCAGATAACGCCCCGGTGCGGGTGCGCCGCGTCAACCCTGCCGAATTTGAACGTGCAGAGCTGCGCGCGGGGCGAATGGCCAGCGACCGGATGGACACGCCCGCCTCACTTCTGACGGTCCTCCAGCGCAAGCTTGGCAGCGGGCCGGTTCAGGTAGCCGCCAGCGCCACTCCACCGCCGCCGCAGGCCTCTGATGCGCAAAGCGGACCGGTTGAGGCGGGTAACGTCGAGGTTGCACCGCAACCGGGCGGAGGCCGCCGTCCAAATACTCTTTATCCACTCGGGTCGGGCAATGCAGCTGCCGCCAGGTCTTTTGCGAGCCAGGAAACGGCGCCTGCATCCCGCCCAGCGGCGGCAGAAACCGCTGTCGTGGGCCAATTCGTCGTCCAGGCAGCAGCGTTCTCCAGCAAGGCCAATGCCGAGCGGGCGGCCAACCGGCTTGGAGGGTTCGTTACCCAGTCGGGCAGTCTGTACCGCGTCCGGACCGGCCCCTATGCTTCCCGGGGACAGGCCGATGCTGCCCTCGCCAAGGTGCGGGAGGCGGGTTATAGCGACGCCCGCGTTTTCACAGCAGGTTAG
- a CDS encoding D-alanyl-D-alanine carboxypeptidase family protein has translation MQVKVAFASIAAGSLLVASAAGSVDPRPPSGARFAEAVPTDPQVPIAYLVDLSSGAVLHARNDTRRFVPASITKVMTLFVAFEMIAAGELDPSQHFPISDQAFSAWDNVGSTMFITAGSTVSVDNLLRGIATVSANDGSVVLAEGAAGSVAGWVARMNVAARELGMRDSHIGTPNGWADEGRTFTSARDLAVLGSAMISRHPELYARYIGQAEFSYNGISQPNRDPISGSVNGADGIKTGFTNQAGHGFLGSAVRDGRRLMMVVAGAESNRARNRLARDLIEWGFARTRARVLFASGEVIGQALVQGGEVLSVPLMAGNSPISAAQPDASGNPDVTLTIRYDGPLRAPIAEGEKVADLEISVAGMPTSHAPLYAAQDVGKAGSITRFKNGLAGLFRW, from the coding sequence ATGCAAGTCAAAGTAGCATTTGCCTCGATCGCAGCTGGCAGTCTTCTGGTCGCATCCGCCGCCGGCAGCGTGGACCCGCGTCCACCGTCAGGAGCGCGATTTGCAGAAGCGGTTCCCACCGACCCGCAAGTACCGATAGCCTATCTGGTCGACCTGTCTTCCGGGGCGGTACTTCATGCCCGCAATGATACCCGGCGGTTCGTTCCGGCATCCATCACAAAGGTCATGACTCTGTTCGTCGCGTTCGAGATGATCGCAGCCGGCGAACTCGATCCATCCCAGCACTTTCCGATTTCGGATCAGGCATTCAGCGCCTGGGACAATGTTGGGTCGACCATGTTCATAACTGCCGGATCGACAGTGAGTGTCGACAATCTGCTGCGCGGGATCGCCACTGTGTCTGCCAACGACGGCTCGGTTGTTCTTGCAGAGGGAGCGGCCGGATCGGTTGCCGGATGGGTGGCCCGGATGAACGTGGCCGCGCGCGAGTTGGGCATGCGCGACAGCCATATCGGCACGCCCAACGGCTGGGCAGACGAAGGCCGTACCTTCACGTCTGCCCGGGATCTGGCCGTGCTGGGCAGCGCCATGATCAGCCGGCATCCCGAACTCTATGCACGCTACATCGGGCAAGCCGAGTTCAGCTACAATGGAATTTCCCAGCCGAATCGCGATCCGATAAGCGGGTCCGTTAATGGCGCCGATGGCATCAAGACGGGGTTCACCAATCAGGCCGGGCATGGGTTCCTGGGATCGGCCGTGCGTGACGGGCGGCGGCTGATGATGGTGGTGGCCGGGGCAGAATCCAACCGCGCGCGCAACCGTCTGGCGCGGGACCTTATCGAGTGGGGGTTCGCCCGCACCCGCGCGCGCGTGCTGTTCGCCAGCGGGGAAGTGATTGGCCAGGCGCTTGTGCAGGGGGGGGAGGTGCTTTCGGTGCCGCTCATGGCCGGAAATTCACCGATAAGTGCCGCGCAACCTGATGCGTCCGGGAACCCGGACGTGACGCTCACCATACGCTACGATGGCCCCTTGCGCGCGCCGATCGCCGAGGGTGAAAAGGTCGCCGACCTCGAAATCTCGGTTGCCGGGATGCCTACATCCCACGCCCCGCTCTATGCCGCACAGGACGTCGGAAAAGCCGGTTCGATTACGCGGTTTAAAAACGGATTAGCCGGACTTTTCAGGTGGTAG
- the tmk gene encoding dTMP kinase, which yields MVERGTFIAFEGGEGTGKSTQARLLVAALAERGFDVVATREPGGTPGAEAIRTLLLAPPGDGWYPRAEALLFAAARSDHVDRLILPALERGAWVISDRFVDSSRAYQGGAGGLGDETIVALHQLGSGGVRPDCTVLVDVDAGTVSARLAQRDGGDSDAIGGRDAAYHAQVAASFRALAQGDPGAFRVVDGNGTPEEVHSRVLQALGHMLEPAA from the coding sequence GTGGTAGAGCGCGGAACCTTTATTGCATTCGAGGGTGGGGAGGGCACCGGGAAATCGACCCAGGCGCGGCTCCTGGTGGCGGCACTTGCGGAGCGCGGTTTCGATGTCGTCGCTACCCGCGAGCCCGGCGGCACACCCGGAGCGGAAGCAATCCGCACCTTGCTCCTCGCTCCACCAGGGGACGGGTGGTATCCACGCGCCGAAGCCTTGTTGTTTGCTGCTGCCCGCTCCGATCATGTCGACCGCTTGATCCTGCCGGCGCTGGAACGTGGCGCGTGGGTCATCAGTGACCGGTTTGTGGACTCGAGCAGGGCTTATCAGGGCGGTGCAGGCGGGCTGGGCGATGAAACCATTGTTGCGCTCCACCAGTTGGGCAGTGGCGGAGTCCGGCCGGATTGCACTGTGCTCGTCGACGTTGACGCTGGCACCGTCAGCGCCCGGCTTGCCCAGCGAGACGGCGGTGACAGTGACGCCATCGGCGGCCGCGACGCGGCCTATCATGCGCAGGTTGCCGCCAGCTTCAGAGCGCTGGCCCAGGGCGATCCGGGCGCATTCCGGGTGGTAGATGGCAATGGTACGCCGGAAGAGGTTCACAGCCGCGTCCTTCAAGCCCTGGGCCATATGCTGGAACCAGCCGCATGA
- a CDS encoding AAA family ATPase — protein MTLLGHEDAWNQWRAAMAGPRMHHGWLLAGKRGLGKTMFGLAAARELVAEPGVTQPKGDHPDILLLSHPPKDEKEAKKRDEGKPFELKRNIPVDLIRAMQQRLATRPTLGSRRVVIIDPADDMEKGAANALLKSLEEPPQGTFFLLVAHQPARLLPTIRSRCRVLRFSGLPDDTINRWLAEAAPDADVATRKAAVAAAAGSPGAALAFVGQELGKVDVPIRRILSQGDPDFSLRGQLAGEIGGRPSRERVQAILELARAVVADEAGRTEGRRLAALIEAHSQLVTLAGQVPVYNFDPGLLAMEIGTLLANAATASERADV, from the coding sequence ATGACCTTGCTCGGGCACGAGGACGCCTGGAACCAGTGGCGTGCGGCCATGGCCGGGCCTCGCATGCATCATGGCTGGCTGCTGGCAGGCAAGCGCGGGCTGGGCAAAACCATGTTTGGGCTCGCGGCCGCGCGCGAACTGGTGGCCGAACCTGGCGTCACTCAGCCCAAGGGTGACCACCCGGACATCCTGCTGCTGAGCCACCCTCCGAAAGACGAAAAGGAGGCGAAGAAGCGCGATGAAGGCAAGCCCTTTGAACTCAAACGCAATATCCCGGTCGATCTGATCCGGGCGATGCAGCAACGGCTCGCCACCCGGCCCACGTTGGGTAGCCGGCGTGTGGTGATCATCGATCCGGCGGATGACATGGAGAAGGGCGCTGCCAACGCCTTGCTCAAGAGCCTCGAGGAGCCCCCCCAGGGGACTTTCTTCCTGCTCGTGGCTCATCAACCGGCGCGACTGCTCCCGACGATCCGCTCGCGCTGCCGGGTCCTGCGTTTCTCCGGCTTGCCGGACGATACCATCAATCGGTGGCTGGCAGAGGCGGCGCCCGATGCGGATGTTGCAACCCGTAAGGCTGCGGTCGCTGCCGCAGCGGGCTCTCCCGGAGCGGCGCTTGCCTTTGTCGGGCAGGAGCTCGGCAAGGTGGATGTTCCGATCCGACGGATATTGTCACAGGGCGATCCCGATTTCAGCCTGAGGGGCCAGCTGGCCGGGGAGATCGGCGGTCGCCCGTCGCGCGAGCGGGTTCAGGCAATTCTTGAACTGGCACGCGCTGTCGTGGCAGATGAGGCAGGCCGGACTGAAGGCAGGCGTCTGGCAGCTTTGATCGAAGCCCACAGCCAGCTCGTGACCCTCGCAGGGCAGGTGCCGGTCTACAATTTCGATCCCGGCTTGCTTGCGATGGAAATCGGCACCTTGCTTGCCAATGCCGCGACCGCTAGCGAGCGGGCCGATGTCTGA
- the metG gene encoding methionine--tRNA ligase, translating into MSDPYYITTAISYPNGPPHIGHAYEAIAADVIARFQRALGRTVRFQTGTDEHGLKMARKAAEQGKTARELADEMSAYFQQMCAALDISHDRFIRTVEDDHHRASQAIWQAMEANGDLYLDRYEGWYSVRDEAFYDEKELVDGEGGEKLSPQGTPVEWTVEESWFFRLSRYQQPLLELLRSPGFLEPESRRNEMVAFVSGGLRDLSISRTSFDWGVKVPGSDGHVMYVWVDALTNYLTGLGYPDDTELWRTFWPANLHLIGKDIVRFHTIYWPAFLLSAGLPLPEKVFGHGFLLNRGQKESKSLGNVTDPLALAERFGVDPLRYFLMREVAFGQDGSYSPEAIVTRANAELANSFGNLAQRTLSMIFKNMDGHIEAGLPLSEADVQLAAVVDEACQIVLPREFEGLNFSVGLEEWMRAVFACNQYVDEQAPWALRKTDPDRMNAVLMTLFRQVRTLAIAVRPVVPGSVDRLLDQMGVPARERDFAALADPDWLERLAASSFVLDKPEGVFPRLDMPEDEAA; encoded by the coding sequence ATGTCTGATCCCTATTACATAACCACCGCCATCAGCTACCCGAACGGACCGCCGCATATCGGCCATGCCTACGAGGCCATTGCAGCCGACGTTATCGCGCGGTTCCAGCGGGCGCTTGGCCGAACAGTGCGGTTCCAGACCGGCACCGACGAACACGGCCTCAAGATGGCCCGCAAGGCTGCCGAGCAAGGGAAAACCGCGCGCGAACTGGCTGATGAAATGTCGGCCTATTTCCAGCAGATGTGCGCCGCTCTTGATATCAGTCATGACCGTTTCATCCGCACCGTGGAGGACGATCATCACCGGGCCAGCCAGGCAATCTGGCAGGCGATGGAGGCCAACGGCGATCTCTACCTCGATCGCTACGAAGGCTGGTATTCTGTCCGGGACGAGGCGTTCTACGACGAAAAGGAACTGGTCGACGGCGAGGGTGGAGAGAAACTCTCGCCGCAGGGAACCCCGGTTGAGTGGACGGTCGAAGAGTCCTGGTTCTTCCGCCTTTCGCGCTATCAGCAGCCTTTGCTCGAATTGCTTCGGAGCCCAGGCTTCCTCGAGCCTGAAAGCCGCCGCAATGAAATGGTGGCCTTCGTGTCTGGCGGATTGCGCGATCTCTCGATCAGTCGCACCAGCTTCGACTGGGGTGTCAAGGTTCCCGGCAGTGACGGTCATGTCATGTACGTCTGGGTCGATGCGCTGACCAACTACCTGACCGGGTTAGGTTATCCTGATGATACAGAGCTCTGGCGGACGTTCTGGCCAGCGAATCTGCACTTGATCGGCAAGGACATCGTGCGGTTTCACACGATCTATTGGCCTGCTTTCCTGTTGAGTGCCGGCCTGCCCTTGCCGGAGAAAGTCTTCGGCCACGGCTTCCTGCTCAATCGGGGCCAGAAGGAATCAAAGTCGCTCGGAAATGTGACTGATCCGTTGGCGCTGGCCGAAAGGTTCGGGGTCGATCCGCTGCGCTATTTCCTCATGCGCGAAGTCGCTTTCGGGCAAGATGGCAGCTATTCGCCTGAAGCCATTGTCACGCGGGCCAATGCGGAACTGGCGAACAGCTTTGGCAATCTCGCACAACGAACTCTCTCCATGATTTTCAAGAACATGGACGGGCATATTGAGGCGGGGCTTCCTCTTTCGGAAGCCGATGTCCAGCTTGCCGCTGTTGTCGATGAGGCATGCCAAATTGTCCTTCCGCGGGAGTTCGAGGGGCTGAATTTTTCGGTGGGCCTCGAAGAGTGGATGCGGGCGGTGTTCGCCTGCAACCAGTATGTCGATGAACAGGCACCCTGGGCGCTGCGCAAAACCGACCCCGACCGGATGAATGCGGTTCTGATGACGCTGTTCCGGCAGGTCCGCACCCTGGCAATTGCGGTCCGTCCGGTCGTCCCGGGCTCGGTCGATCGCCTGCTCGATCAGATGGGCGTGCCCGCCAGAGAGCGCGATTTTGCCGCGCTCGCTGATCCGGACTGGCTGGAACGCCTGGCTGCATCAAGCTTCGTGCTTGATAAACCGGAAGGCGTTTTCCCCAGGCTGGACATGCCGGAGGACGAGGCAGCCTGA
- a CDS encoding TatD family hydrolase, with protein MLIDSHCHLEYRGLVDDQPAVLARARQAGVGGFLNISTRLSEWDRVIATAEREPDVWASVGIHPHEADQHADLGAESLRKATEHPKVIAIGETGLDYYYDKSDRQVQRDLFRMHIGVSRETGLPLIIHTRDAEADTVAILEDELGKGGFPALIHCFTASAGFGRRVLDLGLTISLSGIVTFKNARELQEIAKEIPEDRLLVETDSPFLAPVPHRGKPCEPGFVRDTAAFVAGLRGMEPCDLAEITTRNFFALFGKAVANRSAT; from the coding sequence ATGTTGATCGACAGCCATTGCCATCTTGAATATCGCGGGCTGGTGGATGACCAGCCTGCCGTGCTGGCGCGGGCGCGCCAAGCCGGGGTGGGGGGCTTCCTCAACATTTCGACCCGCCTGAGCGAATGGGACCGGGTGATCGCAACCGCCGAGCGAGAGCCCGATGTCTGGGCCAGCGTTGGCATCCACCCGCACGAAGCAGACCAGCACGCCGATCTTGGCGCCGAGTCCCTGCGCAAGGCGACCGAACATCCCAAGGTGATTGCCATCGGTGAGACCGGGCTCGACTACTATTACGACAAGTCTGACCGGCAGGTTCAGCGCGACCTTTTCCGGATGCATATCGGCGTGTCCCGCGAGACGGGACTTCCCCTGATTATCCACACACGCGATGCAGAGGCTGATACCGTCGCAATCCTTGAAGACGAACTGGGGAAGGGCGGATTTCCGGCGCTGATCCACTGCTTCACCGCCTCAGCAGGTTTCGGTCGCCGGGTGCTCGATCTTGGCCTGACGATTTCGCTCTCAGGTATCGTTACTTTCAAGAATGCCCGCGAACTGCAGGAAATTGCGAAAGAAATACCCGAAGATCGGTTGCTGGTAGAAACAGACAGCCCATTCCTCGCCCCGGTCCCGCACCGCGGCAAACCATGCGAGCCCGGTTTCGTTCGGGACACGGCTGCGTTCGTCGCGGGCTTGCGCGGAATGGAACCATGTGACCTTGCCGAAATAACCACCCGCAATTTCTTTGCGTTGTTCGGCAAGGCGGTTGCCAACAGGTCAGCCACGTGA
- a CDS encoding MBL fold metallo-hydrolase yields MKVLILGSGTSTGVPRVGNDWGECDPEEPRNRRTRVSVLVESAAGQRLLVDTSTDLRQQFLVNGIDRIDGVFWTHDHADHCHGIDDLRPLRYGRSAAIPGYGSQETVRRLRQRFDYVFAGQHGYPTIVNLDTLDRVRLCAGFGIAHCQMPHGPTETTGFRFDCDGKSAAYVTDFSAITDPMLDLLDGVDVLVTDCLRREPHPTHAHLGMALELAKRTRAGVTVLTHLDKSMDYATLSGEVPPNVLVGYDGLEVIA; encoded by the coding sequence GTGAAAGTCCTGATTCTCGGTTCCGGCACGTCGACCGGCGTCCCGAGGGTCGGGAATGACTGGGGCGAATGCGATCCGGAGGAGCCGCGGAACAGGCGAACCCGGGTTTCCGTCCTGGTGGAAAGTGCGGCAGGACAGCGGTTGCTGGTCGATACGTCGACTGACCTGCGGCAGCAGTTTCTCGTTAACGGCATCGACCGGATCGACGGTGTGTTCTGGACGCATGACCATGCCGATCACTGTCACGGCATCGATGATCTGCGTCCGCTGCGATATGGTCGCAGCGCCGCTATTCCGGGTTATGGTTCGCAGGAGACAGTCCGGCGGCTGAGGCAGCGGTTCGACTATGTCTTTGCCGGGCAGCATGGATATCCGACGATCGTCAACCTCGACACGCTCGATAGGGTCCGGCTTTGTGCCGGGTTCGGGATCGCCCATTGCCAGATGCCGCATGGACCGACTGAGACGACCGGCTTCCGTTTTGATTGTGACGGAAAATCAGCTGCCTATGTGACGGACTTCAGTGCCATTACCGACCCCATGCTTGATTTGTTGGATGGCGTGGATGTGCTGGTTACCGATTGCCTGCGACGAGAGCCGCATCCGACCCACGCGCATTTGGGCATGGCGCTTGAACTTGCGAAGAGGACGCGTGCCGGTGTGACGGTGCTGACCCATCTGGACAAGAGCATGGATTACGCAACGCTGTCGGGTGAGGTTCCGCCAAATGTGCTGGTCGGCTATGATGGCCTGGAGGTCATCGCATGA
- a CDS encoding SDR family NAD(P)-dependent oxidoreductase: MPNLFDITGDVAVVTGAGRGIGRGIAQALADAGAYVICAARRENEIEETAALINQAHGSNRAIAVRTDVTVAADMDALADVAVRQFGRLDIWVNNAGGSPVSMPLVELPEEEWHRTMAVNLTSVFYGVRAAVRHLGDKSRILNTSSLAGQDPFPGSGHYSAAKAGVNMLTKTLAHELGPKTRINTILPGFVPTETVKIALKMADEDFPALEQQLNLPAGRLGTPEDIGAAALYFCSPASEWVTGQCFRVAGTP, from the coding sequence ATGCCCAATCTGTTCGATATCACCGGTGACGTCGCGGTGGTTACCGGTGCTGGCCGCGGGATCGGCCGCGGGATCGCCCAGGCACTCGCTGATGCCGGAGCCTACGTCATCTGCGCAGCGCGGCGCGAAAACGAGATCGAGGAGACTGCTGCGCTGATCAATCAGGCCCATGGTTCCAACCGCGCAATTGCCGTGCGCACGGACGTGACAGTCGCGGCGGACATGGATGCTCTGGCAGATGTCGCCGTCCGGCAGTTCGGACGGTTGGACATCTGGGTCAACAACGCTGGTGGGTCACCCGTGTCGATGCCCTTGGTTGAACTGCCGGAAGAGGAATGGCACCGGACCATGGCAGTGAACCTTACGTCGGTGTTCTACGGCGTCCGTGCTGCCGTTCGTCATCTGGGTGACAAGAGCCGGATCCTCAATACCTCATCGCTTGCCGGGCAGGATCCGTTTCCCGGCAGCGGCCATTACAGCGCGGCAAAGGCCGGCGTGAATATGCTGACGAAAACGCTGGCGCACGAACTCGGCCCGAAAACCCGGATCAACACGATCCTGCCGGGCTTCGTACCGACAGAGACCGTCAAGATCGCGCTCAAAATGGCAGACGAGGATTTCCCGGCGCTGGAGCAACAGCTCAATTTGCCAGCGGGGCGCCTCGGTACGCCAGAAGACATCGGGGCTGCCGCACTCTATTTCTGTTCGCCGGCATCGGAGTGGGTAACGGGGCAGTGTTTCCGGGTGGCAGGCACGCCATGA